A section of the Cinclus cinclus chromosome 27, bCinCin1.1, whole genome shotgun sequence genome encodes:
- the DENND2D gene encoding DENN domain-containing protein 2D, whose protein sequence is MLPGSPCPFFPVSRATRSPARCQVLPGSPLLLLSAPCRPSSPGKAKARRAEDQPSPPGRAGPGPHRDHDGATMASIGNFLRRSLRRAGRREGKDGASSADPPPPQVPQGKLGDRSSVFYSGGQFFFEYLVVVSLKKMSDGHYEPKITYQFPKRENLLKGQKEEEERLLQAIPLFCFPDGNNWAPITEFTSETFSFVLTNVDGSRKIGYCRRLLPSGRGVRLPEVFCIISCLGCFGLFSKILDEVEKRRQISMAVIYPFMQGLRESPFPAPGKTVTIKSFIPESGTELIELTRPVDAHLEHVEFQALLQRLNPHLILHIFASAVLERRLIFLAEELSVLSQCIHAVAALLYPFTWAHTYIPVVPECLLDTVCCPTPFMVGIQKRHLERVLEQPMEEALIIDLCEGKIIRAVGDEEEILPGKLQNEMLMSLNRHNNNNNVHTSEQVNALVSEAFVHFFVRLVGHYASHIKWGRSGSGSFQERAFCKAITSKSCRRFLKKFVKTNMFSLFIEEAEKSRIPQEAYFQQKIIEYHEQKKHRRDS, encoded by the exons ATGCTCCCGGGTTCCCCATGCCCGTTTTTCCCAGTTTCCCGGGCTACCCGTTCCCCAGC CCGGTGCCAGGTGTTGCCCGGTTCcccgctcctcctcctctccgcCCCGTGCCGTCCCTCCTCCCCCGGGAAAGCGAAAGCGCGGCGGGCGGAAGACCAGCCCtccccgccgggccgggccgggccggggccgcaCCGGGACCACGACGGGGCCACCATGGCTTCCATCGGCAACTTCTTGCGACGGAGCCTGCGGCGCGCCGGCCGCAGAG aaggaaaagatggGGCCTCTTCTgcagacccccccccccctcaggTACCACAGGGGAAGCTGGGGGACCGGAGCTCAGTCTTCTACTCTGGTGGACAGTTCTTCTTTGAGTACCTGGTGGTGGTGTCGCTGAAGAAGATGTCAGATGGACATTATGAACCCAAGATAACCTACCAGTTCCCAAAG CGTGAAAACTTGCTGAAGGgccagaaggaggaggaagaacgTCTCCTCCAAGCCATCCCCCTCTTCTGCTTTCCCGATGGTAACAACTGGGCACCTATCACTGAGTTCACCAG cgaaacattttcttttgtcctgACAAACGTGGATGGCAGCAGGAAGATTGGCTACTGCAGGCGGCTGCTG CCATCTGGGCGTGGTGTCCGGCTCCCTGAGGTCTTCTGCATCATCAGCTGCCTGGGCTGCTTTGGGCTCTTCTCCAAG ATCCTGGACGAGGTGGAGAAGAGGCGCCAGATCTCCATGGCAGTGATCTACCCCTTCATGCAGGGCCTTCGGGAATcgcccttcccagctccagggaaaaCTGTCACCATCAAAAGCTTCATCCCTGAGTCAGGGACAGAG CTCATTGAGCTCACACGGCCTGTGGATGCCCACCTGGAGCACGTGGAgttccaggctctgctccagcgaCTCAACCCTCACCTCATCCTGCACATCTTTGCCTCAGCCGTGTTGGAGCGACGCCTCATTTTCCTGGCTGAGGAGCTGAG TGTCCTGTCTCAGTGTATCCACGCCGTGGCTGCTCTCCTGTACCCCTTCACGTGGGCTCACACCTACATCCCCGTGGTCCCCGAGTGCCTGCTGGACACCGTGTGCTGCCCCACACCCTTCATGGTCGGCATCCAGAAGCGGCACCTGGAGcgggtgctggagcagccaaTGGAGGAG GCTCTGATCATTGATCTCTGTGAAGGGAAGATCATCCGGGCG GTGGGTGATGAGGAGGAGATCCTGCCAGGGAAGCTGCAGAACGAGATGCTGATGTCTCTGAACAggcacaacaacaacaacaacgtGCACA CCTCGGAGCAGGTGAACGCCCTGGTGTCAGAAGCCTTTGTGCACTTCTTTGTACGGCTGGTCGGGCACTACGCCTCCCACATCAAGTGGGGCAGGAGCGGCTCTGGCAGCTTCCAGGAACGAGCCTTCTGCAAGGCCATCACCTCCAAGAGCTGTCGCAGATTCCTGAAGAAGTTTGTGAAGACAAACATGTTTTCCCTATTTATTGAGGAAGCGGAGAAGAGCAGGATCCCACAGGAAG CgtatttccagcagaaaataaTAGAGTACCATGAACAGAAGAAGCACCGAAGGGACTCCTGA